A single region of the Oncorhynchus keta strain PuntledgeMale-10-30-2019 chromosome 37, Oket_V2, whole genome shotgun sequence genome encodes:
- the LOC118370191 gene encoding dehydrogenase/reductase SDR family member on chromosome X-like isoform X1 produces MWLLSFILPILRLYLVGVKVLLYQLFNKPFTLPVLPTQNGRVAIVTGGARGMGYETARHLARLGMHVVIAGNSEEEGLQAVKKIHEEGSEGKVEFLILDLCSLKSVRQFVHRFKARALPLHVLVNNAGVMLVPEGTTEDGFELHFGLNYLGHFLLTNLLLDKLKRSGRHNACSRVVTMSSATHYVGRLNMEDLQGRSCYSAHGAYSQSKLALVLFTYHLQEKITAGGFPVTSNTVDPGMVDTDLYNNLCIPAQAAKKPVAKMLFRTPAEGASTSILAATASQLEGVGGCYFYNGERTESADITYDHNVRAELWKQSCALVGLRES; encoded by the exons ATGTGGCTACTGTCTTTCATTTTACCAATTTTGAGGTTGTATTTAGTGGGAGTTAAAGTTCTTCTGTATCAACTGTTCAACAAGCCTTTTACGTTACCAG TTTTGCCCACACAAAATGGAAGGGTTGCCATAGTGACGGGGGGTGCCCGAGGAATGGGTTATGAGACTGCAAGACACCTGGCCAGGCTTGGCATGCATGTGGTTATAG ctggGAACTCTGAAGAGGAAGGCCTGCAAGCTGTGAAGAAGATCCACGAAGAGGGCAGCGAGGGGAAAG TGGAATTTCTGATCCTGGACCTGTGTTCCCTGAAGTCGGTACGGCAGTTTGTCCACAGGTTTAAAGCCAGGGCTCTACCACTTCACGTCCTTGTCAACAATG CCGGTGTCATGCTGGTTCCCGAGGGAACGACGGAGGACGGTTTCGAGCTGCACTTTGGTCTGAACTATCTAGGACACTTCCTGTTGACAAACCTCCTCCTGGACAAACTGAAGAGGTCTGGGAGACACAACGCCTGCTCCCGTGTCGTCACCATGTCCTCCGCCACACACTACGTTGGAAGACTCAATATGGAAGACCTACAGGGCAG gtccTGCTACAGTGCGCATGGTGCCTATTCTCAGAGTAAACTGGCTCTGGTTCTCTTCACGTACCATCTGCAGGAGAAGATAACAGCAGGAGGGTTCCCAGTAACATCCAACACAGTAGACCCAGGCATGGTGGACACTGACCTGTACAACAACCTCTGTATTCCAGCCCAGGCAGCCAAGAAACCTGTTGCCAAAATGCTGTTTAGG ACCCCAGCCGAGGGAGCGTCTACTTCTATCCTGGCTGCCACTGCCTCGCAGCTGGAGGGGGTCGGAGGCTGCTACTTCTATAACGGGGAGAGAACTGAATCGGCTGACATTACTTACGATCACAACGTGAGGGCTGAGCTGTGGAAACAGAGCTGTGCACTGGTTGGTCTTCGGGAGTCCTAG
- the LOC118370191 gene encoding dehydrogenase/reductase SDR family member on chromosome X-like isoform X2 — MGYETARHLARLGMHVVIAGNSEEEGLQAVKKIHEEGSEGKVEFLILDLCSLKSVRQFVHRFKARALPLHVLVNNAGVMLVPEGTTEDGFELHFGLNYLGHFLLTNLLLDKLKRSGRHNACSRVVTMSSATHYVGRLNMEDLQGRSCYSAHGAYSQSKLALVLFTYHLQEKITAGGFPVTSNTVDPGMVDTDLYNNLCIPAQAAKKPVAKMLFRTPAEGASTSILAATASQLEGVGGCYFYNGERTESADITYDHNVRAELWKQSCALVGLRES; from the exons ATGGGTTATGAGACTGCAAGACACCTGGCCAGGCTTGGCATGCATGTGGTTATAG ctggGAACTCTGAAGAGGAAGGCCTGCAAGCTGTGAAGAAGATCCACGAAGAGGGCAGCGAGGGGAAAG TGGAATTTCTGATCCTGGACCTGTGTTCCCTGAAGTCGGTACGGCAGTTTGTCCACAGGTTTAAAGCCAGGGCTCTACCACTTCACGTCCTTGTCAACAATG CCGGTGTCATGCTGGTTCCCGAGGGAACGACGGAGGACGGTTTCGAGCTGCACTTTGGTCTGAACTATCTAGGACACTTCCTGTTGACAAACCTCCTCCTGGACAAACTGAAGAGGTCTGGGAGACACAACGCCTGCTCCCGTGTCGTCACCATGTCCTCCGCCACACACTACGTTGGAAGACTCAATATGGAAGACCTACAGGGCAG gtccTGCTACAGTGCGCATGGTGCCTATTCTCAGAGTAAACTGGCTCTGGTTCTCTTCACGTACCATCTGCAGGAGAAGATAACAGCAGGAGGGTTCCCAGTAACATCCAACACAGTAGACCCAGGCATGGTGGACACTGACCTGTACAACAACCTCTGTATTCCAGCCCAGGCAGCCAAGAAACCTGTTGCCAAAATGCTGTTTAGG ACCCCAGCCGAGGGAGCGTCTACTTCTATCCTGGCTGCCACTGCCTCGCAGCTGGAGGGGGTCGGAGGCTGCTACTTCTATAACGGGGAGAGAACTGAATCGGCTGACATTACTTACGATCACAACGTGAGGGCTGAGCTGTGGAAACAGAGCTGTGCACTGGTTGGTCTTCGGGAGTCCTAG